From the genome of Terriglobales bacterium, one region includes:
- a CDS encoding mechanosensitive ion channel family protein codes for MLAIIQLPPTQFMSILGTNILSEPIWRRVFSAWHDDLANWARLHVPRILVILIVAGVLTRLLGLLTRKLQDFSRRNALPSGIRATQLRTLASIIQSVGGFVIFFFALLQILDDVGIDVKPFLASAGIVGLAVGFGAQTLVKDVINGFFIIIDNIYDLGDLVKIAGVQGTVEQMSLRMTVLRDDTGAVHSVPNSEIKIVSNMTRDWAQVALHVSVDYSESSDRVIELLKEVVSGLRDDPEFGKDIVGEPEVPGIERVSGSEVDYLVIVKAGPGSQHAVRRELRKRIKASLEKNGIKAGAPNRMYVMEAPPASR; via the coding sequence TTGCTTGCTATAATCCAGCTTCCGCCAACGCAATTCATGAGCATCCTGGGCACAAACATCCTCTCTGAACCTATCTGGCGGCGCGTGTTTTCCGCGTGGCACGACGATCTCGCCAACTGGGCGCGGCTGCATGTGCCGCGCATTCTCGTAATCCTGATCGTGGCGGGCGTTCTCACCCGTTTGCTGGGACTGTTAACCCGAAAATTGCAGGATTTCAGCCGACGCAACGCTCTGCCCAGCGGCATCCGTGCGACTCAATTGCGTACTCTGGCGTCAATCATCCAAAGCGTCGGCGGCTTCGTAATTTTCTTCTTCGCACTTCTGCAGATCCTTGACGATGTCGGTATCGATGTAAAACCGTTCCTTGCCAGCGCGGGCATCGTTGGTTTGGCAGTCGGCTTCGGTGCGCAAACCCTGGTGAAAGATGTGATCAACGGCTTTTTCATCATCATCGACAACATCTATGACCTCGGCGATCTCGTGAAAATTGCCGGTGTACAGGGTACCGTCGAACAGATGTCGCTACGCATGACCGTATTGCGCGACGACACCGGAGCAGTGCATTCCGTTCCCAACAGCGAGATCAAGATCGTCTCCAACATGACTCGCGACTGGGCACAGGTCGCGCTGCATGTCTCAGTGGACTATAGCGAGAGTTCCGATCGCGTAATCGAGCTGCTAAAAGAAGTCGTCTCCGGTCTGCGGGACGATCCAGAGTTCGGAAAGGATATTGTGGGAGAACCCGAGGTGCCAGGGATTGAGCGCGTGAGCGGATCGGAAGTCGACTACCTGGTGATTGTGAAGGCTGGTCCAGGCAGCCAGCATGCGGTTCGGCGTGAACTGCGCAAACGAATCAAGGCTTCTTTAGAAAAGAATGGCATAAAAGCCGGCGCGCCCAACCGTATGTATGTAATGGAAGCTCCCCCTGCCAGTCGGTAA
- a CDS encoding alpha/beta fold hydrolase, which yields MSSLRRVLIFVCLAYSCQGQVLKESTKIPAPQEGDYIARNFHFRSGESLPELRLHYLTFGKPVRDANGRTTNAVLLLHGTGGSGQQFLQPQFADVLFGPGRLLDINRYFIVLDDGIGHGKSSKPSDGLHARFPQYDYDDMVAAQHEMLEKGLGINHLRLILGTSMGCMHSWVWGETYPDYMDALMPLACLPVQIAGRNRMWRKMVIDGIRRDPEWKDGDYSSQPHAGIEIATDFLLIAGSTPLPMQISYPTRDSADKDLEDYRNRVTHTLDANDLLYAVSASRNYDPSNQLEKITAPVMYINSADDFINPPELGIAQREIKRVKRGRFVLIPTSAETHGHGTHTWAVFWQQYLRELLQESGH from the coding sequence ATGTCATCGCTTCGGAGAGTTTTGATATTTGTTTGTCTCGCCTATTCGTGTCAAGGGCAAGTCCTCAAGGAATCTACAAAAATCCCTGCGCCGCAGGAAGGCGATTACATCGCTCGCAACTTTCACTTTCGTTCAGGCGAATCGCTGCCCGAATTGCGGTTGCATTACCTAACGTTCGGTAAACCTGTTCGCGATGCCAATGGTCGTACCACAAACGCTGTGCTCCTGCTTCACGGTACCGGTGGTTCTGGCCAGCAGTTCCTTCAACCGCAGTTTGCGGATGTCCTCTTTGGTCCAGGGCGGTTGCTTGATATCAACCGATATTTCATTGTTCTTGACGACGGCATTGGCCACGGCAAATCCAGTAAGCCCAGCGATGGATTGCACGCACGCTTTCCGCAGTATGACTACGACGACATGGTGGCGGCTCAGCACGAGATGCTCGAAAAAGGGCTCGGCATTAATCACCTTCGCCTGATACTCGGTACTTCCATGGGATGCATGCATTCGTGGGTGTGGGGCGAGACCTATCCCGATTACATGGATGCGCTCATGCCACTGGCATGCCTGCCCGTGCAAATCGCCGGTCGTAATCGTATGTGGCGCAAGATGGTGATCGATGGAATCCGGCGTGACCCGGAATGGAAAGACGGGGATTACAGTTCTCAGCCACACGCGGGCATCGAAATTGCTACCGACTTCTTACTGATTGCAGGAAGCACTCCGTTGCCCATGCAGATCAGCTATCCAACACGAGATTCTGCGGATAAAGATCTGGAGGATTATCGCAACCGAGTAACTCATACTCTTGATGCAAATGATTTGTTATACGCGGTAAGCGCGTCGCGAAACTACGATCCCTCCAACCAACTTGAAAAGATCACAGCGCCGGTGATGTACATCAATTCAGCGGACGATTTCATCAATCCACCCGAATTGGGAATCGCTCAGCGCGAAATCAAGCGCGTAAAGCGTGGGCGATTCGTGCTCATCCCCACATCGGCTGAAACCCATGGTCATGGCACGCACACGTGGGCGGTTTTCTGGCAGCAGTATCTTAGGGAGTTGCTGCAGGAGTCCGGGCACTGA
- a CDS encoding SDR family oxidoreductase, whose translation METGLKDKVALLVASSEGIARAAAEKFAAEGARLAMCARNETKLLRAADELRARHNVDVLAERVDVSDFASMQAFVRRAVERFGRIDVCLANSGGPPAKNFLSIELDEWKKNVDLIFLSVVNLAKSVIPHMQKNGGGRFIAITSTSVKGSIPDLVMSNAVRPAVVGLLKSLSIEFGKDNITFNNVAPGYTATERLKELAGTRALAANVSVAEIYEKWSEEIPLRRLARPEEVADAIVWLASERASYVTGQTILVDGGRYPGVA comes from the coding sequence ATGGAAACAGGACTCAAGGACAAAGTTGCGCTGCTGGTGGCGTCGAGCGAAGGCATTGCCCGCGCGGCCGCCGAGAAGTTCGCCGCTGAAGGCGCCCGGCTTGCGATGTGTGCTCGCAATGAAACGAAGTTACTCAGAGCAGCAGACGAATTGCGCGCTCGTCATAACGTCGACGTGCTGGCCGAACGTGTCGACGTTTCGGATTTTGCGTCGATGCAGGCCTTTGTTCGCCGCGCGGTCGAACGCTTCGGCCGAATCGATGTTTGTCTCGCAAACTCCGGTGGCCCGCCGGCCAAGAACTTTCTTTCCATCGAACTGGACGAGTGGAAGAAGAACGTCGATCTGATCTTTCTCAGCGTCGTGAACCTGGCTAAGTCCGTGATCCCGCACATGCAGAAGAATGGCGGGGGACGCTTTATCGCCATCACCTCTACGTCGGTTAAGGGATCGATTCCCGATCTTGTCATGTCGAATGCAGTGCGGCCCGCGGTCGTGGGACTGCTGAAGAGTTTGTCGATTGAGTTCGGAAAAGACAACATTACCTTCAATAACGTTGCGCCCGGATACACCGCCACCGAACGGCTCAAGGAGCTTGCCGGAACGCGCGCGCTTGCGGCCAACGTAAGCGTCGCCGAGATCTATGAGAAGTGGTCAGAGGAGATTCCGCTTCGGCGATTGGCACGTCCAGAGGAGGTTGCAGATGCGATCGTGTGGCTCGCCTCGGAGCGCGCGTCGTATGTGACCGGACAAACCATTCTGGTTGACGGCGGAAGATATCCTGGCGTCGCGTGA
- the hutH gene encoding histidine ammonia-lyase, protein MRVLHIDGDQLTLDDLREVVYEQRPVLLAPDARQKVLTSREVVDELVRENRVAYAVTTGVGKLSEVRIPPEQIRELQLNLLRSHAVGVGAPLSEAATRAMILLRANSLAKGFSGVRPLVIDTLCEMLSRGVHPVIPSQGSVGASGDLAPLAHLALVLVGEGEAIFQGRRLRGAEAMGAAQVKPVTLEAKEAISLINGTQAMLAIGTLSLLAAQTLVDTADVLGALTLDALRGTTVAMDERIHRARPHSGQLHSASNVRRLLEGSEIRQSHIDCTRVQDAYSLRCIPQVHGAVRDTLAYCRQVFDIEMNSAVDNPLVFPSPRSQREPMRPSKVPAIDDRRAKENANDHTDSGQVLSGGNFHGEPIAFALDYLAIALTALAGISERRIERMVNPALNEGLPPFLAPNAGLNSGFMMPQVTAAALASENKVLAHPASVDSITTSGNKEDYVSMGMAAGLKLQRVVANTTHVLAIEAATVAQAIDFLAPLKTSPRLQKVHSAIRGISPPVDRDRVLADEFSRLAQAISEGRLTRAAFE, encoded by the coding sequence TTGAGAGTTCTGCATATCGATGGGGATCAGCTCACGCTCGACGACCTGCGTGAGGTGGTCTACGAACAACGTCCGGTACTGCTCGCGCCCGACGCACGGCAGAAAGTCCTGACTTCGCGCGAAGTGGTTGACGAACTCGTGCGCGAGAACCGTGTCGCCTATGCGGTGACGACCGGTGTCGGCAAGCTGAGCGAGGTCCGCATTCCGCCCGAGCAAATTCGTGAGCTACAGCTCAACCTGCTGCGTTCCCATGCGGTCGGTGTCGGTGCGCCACTGTCGGAGGCGGCCACGCGAGCGATGATATTGCTCCGCGCCAATTCCTTAGCTAAGGGATTTTCAGGAGTGCGGCCGCTTGTAATCGACACACTCTGCGAAATGTTGAGCCGCGGCGTGCATCCGGTAATCCCTTCGCAAGGGAGTGTTGGAGCCAGCGGCGACCTTGCGCCCCTGGCTCATCTGGCTCTGGTTCTCGTGGGAGAGGGTGAAGCCATCTTTCAGGGGCGCCGGCTCCGCGGCGCGGAAGCGATGGGGGCGGCCCAGGTAAAACCCGTCACATTGGAAGCTAAGGAAGCGATCTCACTGATCAACGGCACGCAGGCAATGTTGGCCATCGGAACGCTGTCGCTGCTAGCCGCGCAGACGCTGGTCGACACGGCTGACGTACTCGGCGCGCTAACCCTCGACGCGCTTCGCGGCACGACGGTTGCCATGGACGAGCGCATTCATCGCGCTCGTCCCCATTCGGGACAGTTGCACAGTGCGAGTAATGTCCGCAGGCTCCTCGAGGGCAGCGAGATTCGTCAGTCTCATATCGACTGCACCCGTGTCCAGGATGCCTATTCGCTGCGCTGCATTCCCCAGGTCCACGGCGCCGTGCGCGACACTCTCGCTTATTGCCGCCAGGTTTTCGACATAGAAATGAACTCAGCAGTCGATAATCCGCTAGTCTTTCCGTCTCCACGATCGCAACGCGAACCCATGCGCCCCTCGAAGGTTCCGGCGATCGACGACCGCCGAGCCAAAGAGAACGCAAACGACCATACTGATTCGGGACAAGTACTCTCTGGCGGCAACTTCCACGGAGAGCCAATAGCCTTCGCGCTCGACTATCTGGCCATCGCGCTGACCGCTCTGGCAGGAATCTCTGAGCGGCGCATCGAGCGCATGGTCAACCCGGCCCTCAACGAGGGCCTGCCTCCATTCCTGGCTCCAAACGCCGGACTCAACTCCGGATTTATGATGCCGCAAGTGACCGCTGCCGCATTGGCAAGCGAGAACAAGGTTCTGGCGCACCCCGCCTCTGTCGACTCAATTACGACGAGCGGCAACAAGGAAGATTACGTTTCCATGGGCATGGCCGCCGGCCTCAAGCTGCAACGCGTAGTCGCCAATACGACCCATGTGCTTGCGATTGAGGCGGCCACGGTTGCGCAGGCGATCGACTTTCTTGCCCCGCTCAAAACGAGTCCGCGGTTGCAAAAGGTCCACTCGGCGATTCGAGGCATTAGTCCGCCAGTGGACCGGGACCGCGTCTTGGCCGATGAGTTCTCCAGACTCGCACAGGCAATTTCCGAAGGAAGGCTGACAAGGGCGGCTTTTGAGTAA